Within the uncultured Draconibacterium sp. genome, the region CTTTCCGTAACAGGTTTGCTTCATTTTTTCTTTCCGAAATGGATAAAGTGGCTGAAGAAAAGAATCGCGTCTCAAACAGGAAAAGTTGGTCACCCCCTTCCCCCGCAAGGGGCTAACCGAAATCAGAAAGATACCGGTAAAAAAACTGCATCCATCGATAAGTTGGTAAGAACGAGGAAGAAAAACCTGCACTGGCATAACGTTGTGGGCTACATTTTTGCGCTGTTCCTGCTAATCAATACCTTTTCGGGAATGCACCTGCGGCCACCGTTGTTGATTGCGATTGCCAACAAACAGATAGGTATTATTCCGGGCACGCACCTTGACAGCCCAAACCCGTGGTTCAACAAACTACGTCGTATTCACTGGGACGCCGCCCATCGACGTTATATATTTTCTACTGTTGACGGTTTTTACTCTGCTGATGAAAACCTGAGCGAGAAACTCATTCCTGCTCCAATTCAGCCCCCCGTAAGTGTTATGGGCTGTAATGTGCTGGAGCCAATTGGAGAGGATTTTTTGATGGTGGGTTCGTTTAGCGGGATGTTTGTGTGGAACCCGCAAACCGGTATGGTCGCCGACTTTTTTACCAGCCACCCCTACCATGCACCGCAGGGAATGGCGCGCCCCATTGGCGCCAATACCGTTGCCGGGTTTGTACATTCGGGCAACAAAAGCTGGTGGTTCGATTACAGTGAAGGAGCTATCGAACTCAATGCACAAAACGAAAAAAACACGTTTCCTGCCATGCCCGAAGAAGTTCGCGATACTTCGCTCATGTCGTTATGGAATGTGGCACTTGAAATACATACCGGACGTATTTTCGAACATCTTACAGGTAGCTTTTATATTTTGTTCGTGCCGCTGGCCGGAATTTGTTTTATGGTAGTAATCATCAGCGGATTCTTCCTGTGGTGGATGGTCTTTCGTAAGAAAGACAGGCAAACAAAATAATATCCTATCTTAGCGTGCAGTAGAAATATGCTCAAAGTGGCATCACAACACAAGCGCTAAAAAATGGATTATATCAACATCAATAAAAAACTTTGGGACGAGAAGACCGACATTCATTTTAAATCGGATTTTTACGATGTTGACGCCTTTGTAAAAGGAAAGGATTCATTGAATTCCATTGAACTTGAGTTGTTGGGAAATATCGAGGGGAAAAACATCCTTCACCTGCAATGCCATTTTGGGCAGGACACCATTTCGCTGGCACGGCACGGCGCAGTAGCTACCGGAGTTGATTTTTCGGAGAAAGCCATTGAAAAAGCCCGGCAACTCAACGATCAACTCGGCACCAAGGCACGGTTTATTCAAAGCGATGTGTACAAATTGCCCGAAGTTCTGGACGAAAAATTTGATATCGTTTATACTTCGTACGGTGTAATTGGCTGGCTCCCCGACATGAAAAAGTGGGCTGCAGTTATCGAACACTTTTTAAAACCCGGCGGGCAATTGGTGTTTGTGGAGTTTCACCCCATTGTATGGATGTTTAGCTACGATTTTAAACGAATTGAATATGACTATATGGAATCAGAAGCGATTATTGAAGAACTGGAAGGCACCTACACCGATAAAGATGCACCGGTTAAGGGAAAATCGGTGTGCTGGAACCACGGACTGAGCACCGTGATCGATTCGCTGATAAAAGCGGGACTTACACTTACCGACTGTAAAGAATACAATTACTCGCCCTACGATTGCCTCGATAATTTAGTTGAAGTTGAGAAAGGGAAATACAAAATTAAAGGGCTGGAAAATAAGTTTCCTTTGGTGTATTCGCTTGTAGCGCTTAAAAGCTAAGTTTCACCAGGTCTCGTGATAGACCTATTTTCCCGATTTTATTAACCTCCTTTGGTTTACATAGTATTTATTTATATTTTTATTCAACATTTTCACCCGGCGACACAGGATAAAGATTAAGCAGCAGTGGAACGCGCCCCGAAATAATTACAACGATTGTTTTTCGTTTGCAACTGATTATAAACACATACAACACTGATAATATAGCATTTATGGATTATATCAAACGACGCAATATGCGACATAAGTGTAATACGTTTTGTAAAATCGTTAGCTACATAATGCATCGCCCCATCCATTCATTTATAAGATAAGTCGAATTTCAAAATGCGGAAGCCGAAAAGCAATAATAGAGTAGGCACTATTTATTATACATTTATTATGATTAAATTAAAAAATTTAATTTGGACGTTTTTATTGATTATTCTCTTTTCATGTACGAATGACGATCTTGAAAAAATTCATTTAGACCATGAGTCTGATAGTAATGTTCTGAATCGAATTGTAGGTTTAGGATTTTCAGAAAGTGACATTGTTGAGTATGATGACTACTATCTTGTGGAAGGTGATATTGTTTTTTTAAAAAGCGACACAATATCAAGTAGTACTCAATTAAAGCAAGCGAGAACATATAATATAGTGACAAATTCTCTTATAAAAGTTTACTTAGACTTAAATTTTAGCACATTAAATAGTATAATGAGCAGTGCTTTGGATGAAGCAATCAGTTCGTATAATGCTGTAGGTTCTAATCTAACTTTTGTGCGTACAACTGATCAGAACAAAGCTAATATTATTATTTCTCGCGATAAT harbors:
- a CDS encoding class I SAM-dependent methyltransferase, whose translation is MDYININKKLWDEKTDIHFKSDFYDVDAFVKGKDSLNSIELELLGNIEGKNILHLQCHFGQDTISLARHGAVATGVDFSEKAIEKARQLNDQLGTKARFIQSDVYKLPEVLDEKFDIVYTSYGVIGWLPDMKKWAAVIEHFLKPGGQLVFVEFHPIVWMFSYDFKRIEYDYMESEAIIEELEGTYTDKDAPVKGKSVCWNHGLSTVIDSLIKAGLTLTDCKEYNYSPYDCLDNLVEVEKGKYKIKGLENKFPLVYSLVALKS
- a CDS encoding PepSY domain-containing protein; the protein is MTRKKRIKTFKKLHKWPAIVIAFIAILFSASGIVMNHRQLFLGVDVSRNLLPKNYRYKNWNQAAVRGSVQLEHSNLMYGNIGVWKTDDNFQQFEDFNQGFPKGIDNRKIYSIIQFKDALFAGTHMGLYKRALAEDSWNKLQIPVEKKRIADLEIKENKLLVLTRNYLLESSDGQNFKKIQLPEPVNYQHKTGLFNTFWELHSGELFGLAGKLFVDLLGLVTILLSVTGLLHFFFPKWIKWLKKRIASQTGKVGHPLPPQGANRNQKDTGKKTASIDKLVRTRKKNLHWHNVVGYIFALFLLINTFSGMHLRPPLLIAIANKQIGIIPGTHLDSPNPWFNKLRRIHWDAAHRRYIFSTVDGFYSADENLSEKLIPAPIQPPVSVMGCNVLEPIGEDFLMVGSFSGMFVWNPQTGMVADFFTSHPYHAPQGMARPIGANTVAGFVHSGNKSWWFDYSEGAIELNAQNEKNTFPAMPEEVRDTSLMSLWNVALEIHTGRIFEHLTGSFYILFVPLAGICFMVVIISGFFLWWMVFRKKDRQTK